The following are encoded in a window of Brachyhypopomus gauderio isolate BG-103 chromosome 18, BGAUD_0.2, whole genome shotgun sequence genomic DNA:
- the LOC143481984 gene encoding high mobility group protein B3-like, which produces MAKGDPSKPKGKMSAYAYFVKTCREEHKKKKPDVPVNFSEFSKKCSERWKVMSPKEKTKFDEMAKQDKARYDQEMMNYNPGKKGRKKKDPNAPRRPPSGFFLFCAEQRPNIKSQNPIFGIGDVAKRLGEMWNNLSDSEKQPFLSKATKLKDKYMKDMTEYKRKGKTGGGASAGKSKPKDDDDDDDDEDEEEDEEEEDDDDDDD; this is translated from the exons ATGGCAAAAGGTGACCCGTCAAAGCCGAAGGGCAAAATGTCTGCTTATGCCTATTTTGTAAAGACCTGCCGTGAGGAGCACAAGAAGAAGAAGCCTGATGTCCCGGTGAATTTTTCAGAGTTCTCTAAGAAGTGCTCAGAAAGATGGAAA GTGATGTCTCCAAAAGAGAAAACTAAATTTGATGAAATGGCTAAGCAGGATAAGGCTCGCTATGACCAAGAAATGATGAACTACAACCCAGGCAAAAAAGGTCGGAAGAAGAAGGACCCCAATGCCCCTAGGAGGCCACC GTCTGGCTTTTTCCTGTTCTGCGCTGAGCAGAGGCCAAACATTAAGTCCCAGAACCCCATCTTTGGCATTGGTGACGTAGCCAAGAGACTCGGCGAGATGTGGAACAACTTGTCTGATTCGGAGAAGCAGCCCTTCCTTTCCAAGGCCACCAAACTCAAGGACAAGTACATGAAG GACATGACCGAGTACAAGCGCAAGGGCAAAACGGGCGGCGGGGCATCTGCGGGCAAATCAAAACccaaagatgatgatgatgatgatgatgatgaggacgaggaggaagatgaggaggaagaggatgacgACGATGATGACGACTAA